The genomic segment CCACCTGGTCCGGAGCGGTGTACGAGAACGACTCCTCCGCGGAGCATCCGGTCAACACGAGTGTGAGCGCGACGGCTCCCGCGGCGGCGGCGCGCACGCGGCGCCACGAAACAAGGTGCATGAAGGAGACCCCCGAGGTGAATTGTCTCCCTGATTCTAGGGTGCATCCCAGGAAAGACCCTGTGCTGCGTCCGCCTTCGACGGACGTACAGTGATGTCATGTCTCACATCTTCGACAGCGACGTGGTCGCGGCGATCCTGCGCCACATGAACGGCGACCACGCCGACGACAACCTCCTCATCGGGCGGGCGTTCGCGTCGGAGTCCGACCTTCCGATCACGCACGCGGTGATGACCGACCTGGACGGCGACGGCGGCGTCTGGCAGATCACTCGGGCCGGCGTTCCGGAGGAGCTCCGCGTACCGTGGCCCGGTGGCCCCATCGACGACCGCCCTGCGGTGCGCCGAGAGGTCGTCGCGGTGTACGACGCCGCATGCGCGAAGCTCGGCGTCGCACCGCGCCCGCACTCCTGAACCGAGACCCGGTCACCGGGGCTTCCGGTCGAAGTTAGGTCCGCCTTACACTGGTGCCATGCCCGAACCCCTGACCTTCTCCGACGCACTGCGCGAGCGTTCGTCGAGCTCGCACTCGCGCAGCGAGCACGCCGGTTTCATGGCGGACCTCCTCAAGGGTGACGGTTCGCGCGACGACTACATCTCGCTCGTCGCCCAGCACTACTTCATCTACGAGGCACTCGAGTCCGCCGCCGAGCGCATGCGGCAGGATCCGGTGGCGGCCGTCTTCCTCAGCGACAAGCTCACGCGGCTCCCCGCGCTGGAGGCCGACCTCGCCTTCCTGCTCGGTCCCCGCTGGCGCGATGTCATCGCTCCCCTGCCGACGACAGAACGCTATGTGGCCCGCATCCGAGAGGTCGGGGCGTCCTGGCCCGGCGGCTACATCGCGCACCACTACACCCGCTATCTCGGCGATCTCTCCGGCGGCATCTTCATCGGTCGCGTGATGCAGCGCCGCTTCGGATTCGAGACGAACGGGATCGGGTTCTACCTGTTCGACGACATCGCCGACCCGTCGGCGTTCAAGGATGTCTATCGGGAGCAGCTGGATGCCGCGCCGTGGGACGACGCGGAGCGGGAGCGCGTCATCGACGAGGTGCTGCGCGCGTACCGTTACAACACCGAGCTTTTCGAGGACCTCGCCCGCGCCCGTATCGCGGCGTGACCCCGCCCGACCTCAGCCGCCGGCGACCTCCGGCGTGGACGAGTGGCGCGCCTCCCATGCCTCGCGCATGAACCGCCGGACGTCCTGGTCGACCCTGATGTCGCTCGGACGCAGCGGCCGCGAGAGGTACAGGCCGTCCAGAGAGGTCAGTCGCGACAACGCGACGTAGGTCTGTCCGGGCGCGAACGCGCCGCTGCCGAGGTCGACGATCGCCCTGTCGTAGGTCTTGCCCTGGGACTTGTGGATCGTGACCGCCCACGCGAGACGGAGGGGGAACTGGGTGAACTCGGCGATGACATCGCGGCTCAGCGTCTTCGAGTTCGCGTCGTACGAGTAGCGGAACCTCTCCCAGACGGCCGGCTCGACATCGACGTCCTCGCCGTCGATCTCCACGCGGACCGATCCGCCGAGGATCCTCTTCACCGTGCCGATGGTGCCGTTGACCCAGCGGGGCGGTTCGCCCGTCATGGAGACGTCGTTGCGCAGGAACATGACCTGCGCGCCGACCTTGAGCTTCAGGTCGGCATCCGCGGGGTAGTTCCCCTCGCCTCGCCCGAAGTCGCCGTTGATCTCGGCTCTGGCCGTCTGCTCCTTGCCGGGGAGCGCCGCGAGGTGGCGTCGGTTGATGTTGTTGACGATGTCGTTGCGAGTGGCGAGCGTGATGATCGGGATCTCACCCGGTTCGGGATCGGGCGGCGTTCGGGTGCCCTGCCTGTTGAGGACCTCGGCGATCTCGGCCGTCACCCGCCCGTACCGCACGGCGTTGAGCATCGCCTTGAAGCCGTCGTCGGACTGGCGATGGATCTGCACGAGCTCGCGCACGTGCAGGGGTGCGCCGTGTCGGCCGAGATCCATGAGGCCGTCCGCCTCCCCCATGGTGGCACCGGCCCACACCTTCGCGTCGAAGAACCAGAAGGAACGGTAGTGATCCTGCACGTATCGCAGCTCGTCGCCGCGCGGTGGCACCGGAGCGAGCTGATACGGGTCGCCGAACATGACGATCTGCACGCCGCCGAACGGTTCCGCCCGACGGCCGCGCGCCTGACGCAGCGCACGATCCATGCCGTCCATGAGGTCCGCGTTCACCATCGAGACCTCGTCGATCACCAGGGTGTCGATGGCGTTGAGGATGCGGCGGGTGGCATCGTTCTGCTCGATCTCGCTCTCGGCGATGAGACCGATCGGGAGGCGGAAGAGCGAGTGGATCGTCTGGCCCTCGACGTTGAGCGCGGCGACCCCGGTGGGGGCGCAGATGGCGATCTGCTTCTTCGTGTTCCAGGCGAAGTACTGCAGGAGCGTGGACTTCCCCGTCCCGGCGCGGCCGGTGATGAACACGTGCTCACTGGTGTCCTCGATCAGCCGGAACAGCTGCTGCTGTTCGTCGGAGAGGGCGGGAAAGGACACGACATTCATGGTACGTCGGGACGGGTATGTCGCGCGGCCGGGCGCGCTCGGCACTGTCACAGCCCGCGCTCCTAGACTTGCGCGCATGAAGCAGCCCTCGACGACGCGTGCGCGCCGGCGATTGCGATTCGACCTGACCGCGCTCGCGGTCGTCGGGGTTCTTCTGATCGGCGCGCTCGGTGCGAGCGTTTCCGTCCTGTACACGGAGTTCTACGGGCCCTCCGCGTTCGTCACCCGCTACCTCGACCTCCTCGCCACCGGCCGCGCCGCGGATGCGCTGCACGTCCCCGGTGTGTCGATCGACCGCACGGTCCTCGAAGAGTCCGACATCGACGAGACCGCGTCGGAGGCGCTGCTGCGCGAGGCGGCCCTCGCCCCGCTGACCGAGATCGACGTCGTCTCGGAGGAGGCCGACGGCGAGATCTTCTCGGTGACCGTCGCATATCTCGCCGGCGGCCATCGAGGATCGACGACCTTCCAGGTGCAGCAGGACGGATGGGCCGGGGTCACACCGAACTGGCGCTTCGCGCAGTCTCCGCTCGCCGCCGTCTCGCTCAGCGTGCTCGGCGCAGACCGCTTCGCCGTGAACGGCTTCGAGGTCCACCGCGCCCAGGTGTCGGCGGCAGGAGTGGCCGCCGAAGGAGCGGACCCGCTGCCGATGCTCGTGTTCACCCCCGGGCTGTACTCGGTGACGGTCGACACGGCGATCGCCACCTCCCCCGGGGTCAGCGTCCTGGCCGACTCCCCGCTCGCGCAGACGTCGGTCGAACTGCAGACCGAACCGACGGAGGAGTTCGTCTCGGTCGTGCAGACCCGCGTCGAGGAGTTCCTCACGGAGTGCACGACGCAGCAGGTGCTGCAGCCCACCGCGTGCCCGTTCGGCCTCGAGGTCCGCAACCGCATCCTCGACCCGCCCGTGTGGTCGATCTCCCAGCAGCCCGAGGTGACGGTCCACCCGGACGGCGCGCAGTGGAAGATCCCGCCGACCGAGGCCGTCGCCCACATCGAGGTCGACATCCGCTCGCTGTTCGACGGATCGGTCGAACACGTCTCGGAGGACGTGCCGTTCCGTGTGGACGGCACGATCACGATCCTCCCGGACGGCTCGGCATCGATCCGCGTCGGCAGCCCCGGCGCCTGACTCAGCGGCCGCGTGCCGCCTCTCGTTCGTCCTTCTCGGCGAGCGCCGCGAGCCTGGCGTTGTACTCGTCGAGTTCCGCATCCCCCGTGCGGTCGGCATGCCGGTCCCGGCGCCGCTGCACCTTGGTGTCGTCGCGGCTCCACTGGATGGCCACGGTGACCGCGAGGATGAGAGTCGGGATCTCTCCGACCGACCAGGCCACACCTCCGCCGATGTACTGGTCCTCGAGCGGCGTCGGGCCCCACGTGCGCCCCATGGAGCCGAACCACTCCGCGACCATGAGCCCCTCCTGCATCATGATCGCCATACCGAAGAACGCGTGGATGGCCATCACGGCGATGAGGGTGATCAGACGCCCGGGGTACGGCAGCCGGTACGGCACCGGGTCGACCCCCACCAGGCTCATCACGAACAGGTAGCCCGAGATGAGGAAGTGGATGATCATCCACTCGTGGCCGAGGTGCTCGTACATCGACCACCGGACGAGGTCGGTGAAGTAGAACGCCCACAGCGAGCCGACGAAGATCCCGGCGGCGACGAACGGATGGGTCACGACGCGGGAGAACGGCGAGTGGACGGCCCACATGATCCATTCGCGCCCGCCGCGGGTGCCGTCGTCGCGCTTGTGGATGCTGCGAAGCGCGAGCGTGATCGGCGCGCCGGACACCAGCAGCAGCGGGATGGCCATCGAGAGCATCATGTGGCCGAGCATGTGCACGCTGAACAGGTAGTCCTGGTAGAGGTTCAGCGGACCGCAGGTCACCCAGAACAGCAGCACCAGTCCCAGCATCCAGAACACGGTGCGGTGGATCGGCCAGCGGTCGCCCCGGCGGTGGAGCCGCCACACGCCCGCGGCGTAGAAGAACACCCCGAGGGCCGCCGCGAGCGCCCAGAGGATGTCGATGTCCCAGCCGGTGAACCACTTGTCGAGGGTGAACTCGGGGGGCAGCGGCGAGCGGGTGAGGATCTCGGCCGGGGTCTGCCTCACCGCTGCCGTCTCACCCGTCGGGGGTGGTGTGCGGGCGAGGGCGGCGGCCGCACCGGAGGCGAGGCCCATCAGCGCGACCTCGCACAGCACGAGCATCCAGAACCAGCGCGAAGCGCGCTCCCCCGCGAGACGGGGGATGAGGCGTGCGCGATACCAGGCTCCGAGCAGTCCCATCCCGGTCAGCAGGACGGCCTTGGCGATGATGATCAGGCCGTAGGGCGACCACAGCCCCTCCCAGCTTCCGAGCCCGACCGTGGACCGGACGACGCCGGAGACGGCGACGACGAAGAACGCGGCGATCGCCAGCGTCGAGTACCGGCGCACGAGCGCCTGCGCGTCGACGCCCTTCGTGAGGTGGAGGAC from the Microbacterium ginsengiterrae genome contains:
- a CDS encoding ATP-dependent DNA helicase produces the protein MNVVSFPALSDEQQQLFRLIEDTSEHVFITGRAGTGKSTLLQYFAWNTKKQIAICAPTGVAALNVEGQTIHSLFRLPIGLIAESEIEQNDATRRILNAIDTLVIDEVSMVNADLMDGMDRALRQARGRRAEPFGGVQIVMFGDPYQLAPVPPRGDELRYVQDHYRSFWFFDAKVWAGATMGEADGLMDLGRHGAPLHVRELVQIHRQSDDGFKAMLNAVRYGRVTAEIAEVLNRQGTRTPPDPEPGEIPIITLATRNDIVNNINRRHLAALPGKEQTARAEINGDFGRGEGNYPADADLKLKVGAQVMFLRNDVSMTGEPPRWVNGTIGTVKRILGGSVRVEIDGEDVDVEPAVWERFRYSYDANSKTLSRDVIAEFTQFPLRLAWAVTIHKSQGKTYDRAIVDLGSGAFAPGQTYVALSRLTSLDGLYLSRPLRPSDIRVDQDVRRFMREAWEARHSSTPEVAGG
- a CDS encoding cytochrome c oxidase assembly protein, producing MPASSYRAAGLLILVVTAAIAVVVGLVFGGGAAPLLIGDPGDAIRWGLPIARLVNNLSAAVMIGPMVLALFALRAGTRPFETAMDTASIGAAVFTISSATTGFLTFLGAFTPELSLGRQFGEDLGRFLLALPLGQAWLITTIMGAVVTILAFAWRSWTPTLITAIIAIAALLPMAQQGHSGELSGHVIAVNSILLHTIGAAVWLGGLILLVVLHLTKGVDAQALVRRYSTLAIAAFFVVAVSGVVRSTVGLGSWEGLWSPYGLIIIAKAVLLTGMGLLGAWYRARLIPRLAGERASRWFWMLVLCEVALMGLASGAAAALARTPPPTGETAAVRQTPAEILTRSPLPPEFTLDKWFTGWDIDILWALAAALGVFFYAAGVWRLHRRGDRWPIHRTVFWMLGLVLLFWVTCGPLNLYQDYLFSVHMLGHMMLSMAIPLLLVSGAPITLALRSIHKRDDGTRGGREWIMWAVHSPFSRVVTHPFVAAGIFVGSLWAFYFTDLVRWSMYEHLGHEWMIIHFLISGYLFVMSLVGVDPVPYRLPYPGRLITLIAVMAIHAFFGMAIMMQEGLMVAEWFGSMGRTWGPTPLEDQYIGGGVAWSVGEIPTLILAVTVAIQWSRDDTKVQRRRDRHADRTGDAELDEYNARLAALAEKDEREAARGR
- a CDS encoding heme oxygenase (biliverdin-producing), translating into MPEPLTFSDALRERSSSSHSRSEHAGFMADLLKGDGSRDDYISLVAQHYFIYEALESAAERMRQDPVAAVFLSDKLTRLPALEADLAFLLGPRWRDVIAPLPTTERYVARIREVGASWPGGYIAHHYTRYLGDLSGGIFIGRVMQRRFGFETNGIGFYLFDDIADPSAFKDVYREQLDAAPWDDAERERVIDEVLRAYRYNTELFEDLARARIAA
- a CDS encoding DUF2470 domain-containing protein, with amino-acid sequence MSHIFDSDVVAAILRHMNGDHADDNLLIGRAFASESDLPITHAVMTDLDGDGGVWQITRAGVPEELRVPWPGGPIDDRPAVRREVVAVYDAACAKLGVAPRPHS